From Actinopolyspora lacussalsi, a single genomic window includes:
- a CDS encoding tRNA/tmRNA/rRNA uracil-C5-methylase (TrmA/RlmC/RlmD family) (product_source=COG2265; cath_funfam=2.40.50.140,3.40.50.150; cog=COG2265; pfam=PF01938,PF05958; superfamily=50249,53335) has translation MNDKPDWTGRRLRLEVGAVAHGGHCVARYEGRVVFVRHTLPGETVDALVTEDRGGGFCRADAVAVVEAAPGRVEPSCPLADIARGTDRCGGCDWQHVDPAVQRELKAAVVAEQLTRLAGVEYPVEVSPLPGGPLRWRSRVRLAVDDDGAVGFRAHRSHRVIPVRDCPITMEGTLDEVASRSWTPGAEVAVTRDGSGEVHVTEHSVRPRRSGRGGGRPIRSARKVRGTGIAHEAAVGREWGVRSEGFWQVHPEAADRFAEVVARMADVPSGGRAWDLYGGVGLFAAVLGQQAGPSGDVLLVESGESAVRDAEANLADLPQVRVRSGRVERVVTEPTVPAPHVVVLDPPRKGAGSEVVDAISRARPSRVVHVACDPASLARDIGLFRERGYRLSRLESFDAFPMTQHVECIALLEDTERNS, from the coding sequence GTGAATGACAAACCGGACTGGACGGGGCGACGGCTTCGTCTCGAGGTCGGTGCGGTGGCCCACGGCGGGCACTGTGTCGCCCGGTACGAGGGTCGGGTCGTGTTCGTGCGGCACACCCTGCCCGGAGAGACCGTGGACGCACTGGTTACCGAGGACCGTGGCGGTGGGTTCTGCCGCGCCGATGCCGTGGCGGTGGTCGAAGCCGCTCCCGGCAGGGTGGAACCGTCCTGCCCGCTGGCCGACATCGCACGCGGGACCGATCGTTGCGGTGGCTGTGACTGGCAGCACGTCGACCCAGCCGTCCAGCGGGAGCTGAAGGCCGCCGTGGTGGCCGAGCAACTCACCAGACTGGCGGGGGTCGAGTACCCGGTCGAGGTGTCGCCGCTGCCCGGTGGTCCGCTGCGCTGGCGCAGCCGTGTCCGGTTGGCGGTGGACGACGACGGCGCGGTCGGTTTTCGGGCGCACCGCAGTCACCGTGTGATACCGGTTCGGGACTGCCCGATCACGATGGAGGGCACGCTCGACGAGGTCGCTTCCCGTTCCTGGACGCCAGGGGCCGAGGTGGCCGTCACCCGGGACGGTTCGGGAGAGGTGCACGTCACCGAGCACTCGGTTCGGCCCCGGCGCTCCGGTCGTGGCGGTGGCCGTCCCATCCGGTCCGCCCGGAAGGTACGGGGAACGGGGATCGCTCACGAGGCCGCGGTGGGGCGGGAGTGGGGCGTCCGTTCGGAGGGCTTCTGGCAGGTGCACCCCGAGGCCGCCGATCGGTTCGCCGAAGTCGTCGCCCGGATGGCCGATGTCCCTTCCGGTGGCCGGGCATGGGACCTCTACGGCGGTGTCGGACTGTTCGCGGCCGTGCTCGGGCAGCAGGCCGGACCGAGCGGTGACGTACTGCTCGTCGAGTCCGGTGAGTCGGCGGTACGCGACGCCGAGGCCAACCTGGCCGATCTGCCGCAGGTTCGGGTGCGATCCGGCCGTGTGGAACGCGTGGTGACCGAACCGACCGTTCCCGCTCCCCACGTGGTGGTGCTCGATCCGCCGCGCAAGGGGGCGGGCAGCGAGGTGGTGGACGCGATCAGCCGTGCACGGCCGAGCCGGGTCGTCCACGTCGCCTGCGATCCCGCCTCCCTGGCACGCGACATCGGGCTCTTCCGGGAGCGGGGTTACCGGTTGAGCCGGCTGGAGTCCTTCGACGCCTTTCCGATGACGCAGCACGTGGAATGCATCGCTCTGTTGGAGGATACTGAACGGAACTCGTGA
- a CDS encoding trk system potassium uptake protein TrkA (product_source=KO:K03499; cath_funfam=3.30.70.1450,3.40.50.720; cog=COG0569; ko=KO:K03499; pfam=PF02080,PF02254; superfamily=51735): MHVVIMGCGRVGASLAAALQRLDHTVAVVDKNGESFHRLSKQFHGQCVTGNGFDRDVLIEAGIERAGSFAAVSNGDNSNIVSARVARETFGVDHVVARIYDPKRAEVYQRLGIPTVATVPWTTDRFLRMLLPEGVATDWRDPSGSVAVLRLPLHESWVGRRTRDLETATGCRVAFIMRFGNGVLPKSDTVVQADDTVYVAALSGTITEITATAQRPPEETQ, encoded by the coding sequence GTGCATGTCGTGATCATGGGCTGTGGCCGAGTGGGGGCTTCCCTCGCGGCCGCACTGCAACGGCTCGATCACACCGTGGCAGTCGTGGACAAGAACGGTGAGTCCTTCCACCGGTTGAGCAAGCAGTTCCACGGCCAGTGTGTGACCGGGAACGGTTTCGACCGGGACGTACTGATCGAAGCCGGGATAGAACGGGCCGGCTCCTTCGCCGCCGTGTCCAACGGGGACAACTCCAACATCGTCTCGGCACGGGTGGCCCGGGAGACCTTCGGGGTGGATCACGTGGTGGCACGGATCTACGACCCGAAACGGGCCGAGGTCTACCAGCGGTTGGGGATTCCGACGGTGGCCACGGTGCCGTGGACCACCGACCGGTTCCTGCGGATGCTGCTCCCGGAGGGGGTCGCGACGGATTGGCGGGATCCGTCCGGGAGCGTGGCCGTGCTGCGCCTGCCGTTGCACGAGAGCTGGGTGGGCAGGCGCACCCGTGACTTGGAAACCGCGACCGGATGCCGGGTCGCGTTCATCATGCGGTTCGGCAACGGTGTGCTGCCGAAGTCGGACACGGTGGTGCAGGCCGACGACACCGTCTACGTGGCGGCCCTGTCGGGAACGATCACCGAGATAACCGCGACGGCGCAGCGCCCACCCGAGGAGACCCAGTGA
- a CDS encoding trk system potassium uptake protein TrkA (product_source=KO:K03499; cath_funfam=3.30.70.1450,3.40.50.720; cog=COG0569; ko=KO:K03499; pfam=PF02080,PF02254; superfamily=51735) — protein sequence MRIAIAGAGAVGQSIAGELLDGGHQVMLIERSAQNYQPRAIPGAQWVHADACELSSLEETGIETCDVVIAATGDDKVNLVVSLLTKTEFAVRRVAARVNDPHNEWLFNEAWGVDVAVSTPRMLAAMVEEAVSVGDIVRLMTLRQGQANLVEMTLPEGAPLAGRRVRDLTLPADAALVTILRGGRVIVPQSDDPLEVGDEMLFVASGDVERRISELVHDPPGLD from the coding sequence ATGCGCATCGCCATAGCCGGAGCAGGCGCGGTCGGGCAGTCCATAGCCGGCGAACTCCTCGACGGCGGGCACCAGGTCATGCTCATCGAGCGCTCGGCGCAGAACTACCAGCCCAGGGCCATTCCGGGAGCCCAGTGGGTGCACGCGGACGCCTGCGAGCTCTCCTCGCTGGAGGAGACCGGCATCGAGACCTGCGACGTGGTGATAGCGGCCACCGGTGACGACAAGGTCAACCTGGTGGTCTCGCTGCTGACCAAGACGGAGTTCGCGGTCAGGCGAGTCGCGGCACGGGTGAACGATCCGCACAACGAGTGGTTGTTCAACGAGGCGTGGGGAGTCGATGTGGCGGTGTCGACCCCACGCATGCTGGCCGCGATGGTGGAGGAAGCGGTCAGTGTCGGTGACATCGTCCGACTCATGACACTGCGTCAGGGCCAGGCCAACCTGGTGGAGATGACCCTGCCCGAAGGGGCTCCGCTGGCGGGCCGCAGGGTCCGTGACCTGACGCTCCCGGCAGACGCCGCACTGGTCACGATCCTTCGCGGAGGACGGGTCATCGTTCCGCAGTCCGACGACCCGCTGGAGGTGGGTGACGAGATGCTCTTCGTCGCCTCGGGCGACGTGGAACGGCGGATCAGCGAACTGGTGCACGACCCGCCGGGCCTGGACTGA
- a CDS encoding hypothetical protein (product_source=Hypo-rule applied; pfam=PF11361; transmembrane_helix_parts=Inside_1_57,TMhelix_58_77,Outside_78_80,TMhelix_81_103,Inside_104_109,TMhelix_110_129,Outside_130_132,TMhelix_133_155,Inside_156_182,TMhelix_183_205,Outside_206_214,TMhelix_215_237,Inside_238_274), protein MTESSSSTPDGADPVRSYDEASDGGSDGSAGSPKAPFGMRGAPAEGADGAEQTLLQQMGGVSGLAYSAVPIVVFVVVNSLVGMVPAIWIAIASSLVLALVRIVRREPLQPAVSGVLGVAICSFIAYRTGDAKGFFLLGIWTSLIYGGVFLVSMLVRWPLIGVAWSVLNGHGFRWREQRKALTGYDLATLAWTIVFVAKFVVQQWLYAADETGWLAVARIAMGYPLTALALLVTVWAIRRAGKVAEQAREADSGGSDGGAGTGEVTPARPRHEMG, encoded by the coding sequence GGCCGACCCCGTCCGGAGTTACGACGAGGCGTCCGACGGCGGGTCCGACGGGTCCGCCGGTTCGCCCAAGGCGCCGTTCGGGATGCGTGGTGCCCCCGCCGAGGGGGCAGACGGGGCCGAGCAGACACTGCTGCAGCAGATGGGCGGTGTCAGCGGTCTCGCCTATTCCGCAGTTCCCATCGTCGTGTTCGTCGTCGTCAACTCGTTGGTCGGGATGGTTCCGGCCATTTGGATCGCCATCGCGAGCTCCCTCGTGCTCGCCCTGGTGCGGATCGTCCGCAGGGAACCCCTGCAACCGGCTGTCTCGGGTGTGCTCGGGGTGGCGATTTGTTCCTTCATCGCCTACCGCACTGGGGATGCCAAGGGGTTCTTTCTGCTCGGGATCTGGACCAGCCTGATCTATGGTGGCGTCTTCCTCGTTTCGATGCTCGTGCGCTGGCCGCTGATCGGCGTCGCCTGGTCCGTGCTCAACGGGCACGGGTTCCGGTGGCGAGAGCAGCGAAAGGCCTTGACCGGTTACGATCTGGCTACGCTTGCCTGGACGATCGTTTTCGTCGCCAAGTTCGTGGTGCAGCAGTGGCTTTACGCCGCTGACGAGACGGGCTGGCTGGCCGTGGCGCGTATCGCCATGGGGTATCCGCTCACCGCGTTGGCACTGCTGGTGACGGTCTGGGCCATTCGACGCGCGGGCAAGGTCGCCGAACAGGCGCGCGAAGCCGATTCCGGGGGCTCCGACGGTGGTGCCGGTACCGGCGAGGTGACTCCGGCGCGTCCCCGGCACGAAATGGGATGA
- a CDS encoding amino acid transporter (product_source=COG0531; cog=COG0531; pfam=PF13520; transmembrane_helix_parts=Inside_1_58,TMhelix_59_81,Outside_82_109,TMhelix_110_132,Inside_133_138,TMhelix_139_161,Outside_162_170,TMhelix_171_193,Inside_194_261,TMhelix_262_284,Outside_285_314,TMhelix_315_337,Inside_338_369,TMhelix_370_392,Outside_393_396,TMhelix_397_416,Inside_417_440,TMhelix_441_459,Outside_460_462,TMhelix_463_480,Inside_481_678), with protein MSKLATVTKRLLVGRPFRSDRLSHTLLPKRIALPVFASDPMSSVAYAPQEILLTLSVAGISAYAISPWIGLVVVAVMLVVVASYRQNVRAYTSGGGDYEVATTNHGPRWGLVVASALLVDYVLTVAVSISSAAANIGSVVPFVATHKVAFAVGAIALLTAVNLRGARESGTTFAVPTYAFVLGILGMIGFGLYRAYVRGDELRAESAGFELAQEPSQIAGLGFVFLVLRAFSSGSAALTGVEAISNGVPAFRKPKPRNAATTLLWMGLIAVTMFMGLLMLARITGVVIAEDPRHQLIGVPEGYEQKTLIAQLAHAVFGGFTPAVYYLIFCTGLILVLAANTAFNGFPLLGSVLAQDRYLPRQLHTRGDRLAFSNGILFLAGFATVLVLVFEAEVTKLIQLYIVGVFVSFVLSQSGMIRHWNRRLRTEEDPSARASMRRARVINSIGLAMTATVLVIVLITKFLHGAWIAIAAMVAGYLLMRGIRKHYDRVSAELSRTDGPTVLPSRNYGLVLVSQLHLPSMRALAYARATRPDELEAITVNVDDSDTRQLVAAWEERDITVPLKVLESPYREITRPIVDYVKRIRRDSPRDVVTVFIPEYVVGRWWEQLLHNQSALRLKSRLLFEPGVMVTSVPWQLESSTRVDLRAPTPRRSVRWGAGNGNKGNGERSSGGRSNGQR; from the coding sequence GTGTCCAAGCTCGCGACCGTGACCAAGCGTCTGCTGGTGGGCCGACCGTTCCGCAGTGACCGGTTGTCGCACACGCTGCTGCCCAAGCGCATCGCCCTACCGGTGTTCGCGTCGGACCCGATGTCCAGCGTGGCCTACGCGCCGCAGGAGATCCTGCTCACGCTGTCCGTGGCCGGTATATCGGCGTACGCGATAAGCCCGTGGATCGGCCTCGTCGTCGTCGCGGTGATGCTGGTGGTGGTGGCTTCCTACCGCCAGAACGTTCGCGCCTACACCTCGGGGGGTGGTGACTACGAGGTAGCCACCACCAACCACGGTCCCCGTTGGGGCCTCGTGGTCGCCAGCGCGCTGCTGGTCGACTACGTGCTCACCGTCGCCGTGTCCATCTCCTCGGCCGCCGCCAACATAGGCTCGGTCGTGCCGTTCGTGGCCACGCACAAGGTCGCCTTCGCGGTGGGCGCCATCGCCCTGCTCACGGCAGTGAACCTGCGGGGCGCCCGCGAGTCCGGCACCACGTTCGCCGTGCCCACCTACGCGTTCGTGCTGGGTATCCTGGGAATGATCGGTTTCGGGCTCTACCGCGCCTACGTGCGCGGTGACGAGTTGCGGGCTGAGAGCGCCGGCTTCGAACTGGCCCAGGAGCCCTCCCAGATCGCCGGACTCGGTTTCGTCTTCCTCGTGCTGCGCGCCTTCTCCTCCGGCAGCGCCGCGTTGACCGGCGTGGAGGCCATCAGCAACGGTGTTCCCGCCTTCCGCAAGCCCAAACCACGCAATGCCGCCACGACCCTGTTGTGGATGGGTCTGATCGCCGTGACCATGTTCATGGGGCTGCTCATGCTGGCTCGCATCACCGGTGTGGTCATCGCGGAGGACCCGCGGCACCAGCTCATCGGGGTACCGGAGGGCTACGAGCAGAAGACGCTGATCGCGCAGCTGGCTCACGCGGTGTTCGGCGGGTTCACACCCGCCGTGTACTACCTGATCTTCTGCACGGGGCTGATCCTGGTGCTGGCTGCCAACACCGCCTTCAACGGTTTCCCGTTGCTGGGCTCCGTCTTGGCACAGGACCGGTACCTGCCGCGGCAGCTGCACACCCGGGGCGACAGACTCGCCTTCTCCAACGGCATCCTGTTCCTGGCCGGGTTCGCCACCGTGCTGGTCCTCGTGTTCGAGGCCGAGGTGACCAAGCTGATCCAGCTCTACATCGTCGGTGTGTTCGTCTCGTTCGTCCTGAGTCAGAGCGGCATGATCAGACACTGGAACCGGCGGTTACGTACCGAGGAGGACCCCTCCGCCCGGGCCAGCATGCGCAGGGCTCGCGTGATCAACTCGATCGGGCTCGCGATGACCGCCACGGTCCTCGTCATCGTGCTGATCACGAAGTTCCTGCACGGTGCCTGGATCGCGATCGCCGCGATGGTCGCGGGCTACCTGCTGATGCGTGGTATCCGCAAGCACTACGACCGGGTCAGTGCGGAGCTGAGCCGCACCGACGGGCCGACGGTACTGCCCTCCCGAAACTACGGGCTGGTGCTGGTTTCGCAGTTGCACCTGCCGAGCATGCGGGCACTGGCCTACGCACGCGCCACCCGGCCCGACGAGCTGGAGGCCATCACGGTCAACGTCGACGACTCGGACACCAGGCAGCTGGTGGCGGCTTGGGAGGAACGTGACATCACGGTCCCGCTCAAGGTGCTCGAATCCCCTTACCGTGAGATCACTCGACCGATCGTGGACTATGTGAAGCGCATCCGGCGGGACAGTCCGCGCGATGTGGTGACCGTTTTCATCCCGGAGTACGTGGTCGGACGTTGGTGGGAGCAGTTGCTGCACAATCAGAGTGCGCTTCGCCTCAAGAGCAGGTTGTTGTTCGAGCCGGGTGTGATGGTCACCAGTGTTCCGTGGCAGCTGGAGTCCTCCACCAGGGTCGATCTGCGCGCGCCCACGCCCCGCCGTTCGGTGCGCTGGGGAGCCGGAAACGGGAACAAGGGCAACGGGGAGCGGAGCAGCGGGGGGAGGAGCAACGGGCAGCGTTGA